Proteins from a genomic interval of Enterococcus faecium:
- a CDS encoding TPM domain-containing protein gives MMKKFFLFFLLLVSVGWPVATHADTATVNDEAGLFTTDQIQSLEQQAEKLNEKIKGRVLIVTTTSNSEEPRDFADNYLRDAVGNDQNGSVLLLDMGQREIYISTSGNMIDYLTDSRIDSILDDVYDQMTNAAYYNAAKAYLSKSATYVEDGVPGGHYRVDEETGKITRYKVLTTVEIIIAVVLALILSLVFYFVTVSRYQLKSGIYKYPFREKSSIKLTEKTDRLTNSFVTTRRIPKSPPPGSGGGGSTTHSSGGGTFGGGGRSF, from the coding sequence ATGATGAAAAAATTTTTTTTATTCTTTCTTTTGCTAGTAAGTGTTGGCTGGCCGGTGGCTACTCATGCAGATACAGCTACGGTAAATGATGAGGCTGGGTTATTCACAACAGATCAAATCCAATCTTTGGAACAACAGGCAGAAAAGCTGAATGAAAAAATCAAAGGACGAGTCTTGATCGTAACGACTACATCTAATTCAGAAGAACCAAGAGACTTTGCTGATAATTACTTAAGAGACGCAGTCGGAAATGATCAAAATGGCTCAGTATTGCTATTAGATATGGGACAGCGTGAAATCTACATTTCGACTTCTGGTAATATGATCGATTATTTGACTGATAGCAGAATCGATTCGATCTTAGATGATGTTTATGATCAGATGACAAATGCTGCCTATTACAATGCTGCAAAAGCTTACCTGTCTAAATCAGCAACATATGTGGAAGACGGAGTTCCAGGAGGACATTATCGTGTAGACGAAGAAACTGGCAAAATTACACGCTATAAGGTTTTGACGACAGTAGAAATCATCATTGCTGTTGTTTTGGCTCTTATCCTTAGTCTTGTCTTTTATTTTGTGACTGTTTCGCGTTATCAATTGAAATCAGGCATCTACAAATATCCATTCCGAGAAAAATCCAGTATCAAATTAACTGAAAAAACCGATCGTCTGACAAATTCTTTTGTCACGACAAGAAGAATCCCCAAAAGCCCACCTCCTGGAAGCGGCGGTGGCGGAAGTACTACCCATTCTAGCGGTGGCGGGACTTTTGGCGGTGGCGGCAGAAGTTTCTAA
- a CDS encoding Crp/Fnr family transcriptional regulator, whose product MDSRVLKEYLDKNDFPIIRKGYHKYLTFEGMEDSHTYILKEGTVKASVISNDGREFNLRYIKDLEIVSLLKDEYSQFIDSPYNIRVESEYAEFYRINRVRFWQNINQDPKLQHYVKEYYRYRLLYSMKKMQQMLLNGKLGAVCTQLYELYDLFGVRTEEGMLIDFSITNEEIAKFCGISTASSVNRILKQLKKDGIITVKDHHIVILNMDLLEDNIIF is encoded by the coding sequence TTGGATAGTAGAGTCTTAAAGGAATATTTGGATAAAAATGATTTTCCGATTATACGCAAAGGATATCATAAATATTTGACATTCGAAGGGATGGAAGATTCCCATACGTATATCTTGAAAGAGGGAACGGTAAAAGCAAGTGTTATTTCAAATGATGGGAGAGAATTTAACCTTCGCTATATCAAAGATCTTGAAATCGTCTCTCTTTTAAAAGACGAATATTCACAATTCATCGATTCGCCGTATAATATTCGAGTTGAATCAGAATATGCAGAGTTTTATCGAATCAATCGTGTGCGCTTTTGGCAAAATATCAACCAAGACCCAAAGCTACAACACTATGTAAAAGAGTATTACCGCTATCGTCTGCTTTATTCGATGAAAAAAATGCAGCAAATGCTATTAAACGGAAAGCTGGGAGCTGTTTGTACGCAACTTTACGAATTATATGATTTATTCGGTGTGCGGACAGAAGAAGGGATGCTGATCGATTTTTCGATCACGAATGAAGAAATCGCCAAATTTTGTGGCATCTCAACTGCTAGCAGTGTAAACAGAATTTTAAAACAACTGAAAAAAGATGGTATTATCACCGTTAAAGACCATCATATCGTTATTTTGAATATGGACTTGTTAGAAGACAATATTATCTTTTGA
- a CDS encoding MFS transporter: MEKKLFNKYFIGITLINFIVYLIYYLLMVIMAVIAQDTLHASLSQAGFASGIYIIGTLLARLFMGKQLELFGRKFTLRGGAIFYLLSTLAYLYTPTIGALYLVRFLNGFGYGTVSTATNAIVTAYIPASKKGEGINYYGLSTSLAAAVGPFLGMILLNMTDFRFIIWFSIVLVFFVTIACLVFPVKNIPLSEEQKISLRSWNINSFIEKKALFITGIAFLMGLSYSSVLSFLSSYTKVIHLVAAGSFFFVVYALVITFTRPLTGRIFDVKGEQYVMYPSYLFLTAGLFLLSVTTNSVTLLISGALVGLGYGTFMSNGQAVCLKIVREHRISIALSTYFIGLDLGLGVGPYLMGMLKSLTSFRGLYVIAGVIPLICTALYLVNGRKHSHEAEGELIESLKNEI; this comes from the coding sequence ATGGAAAAGAAATTATTTAATAAATATTTTATTGGAATCACATTGATCAATTTTATTGTCTACCTGATTTATTATCTGTTGATGGTCATCATGGCAGTCATTGCGCAAGACACCTTACACGCCAGCTTGAGCCAAGCAGGTTTTGCTTCTGGGATCTATATCATCGGAACATTGCTGGCACGCTTATTCATGGGGAAACAGTTAGAACTATTTGGTCGGAAGTTTACCTTAAGAGGCGGCGCGATCTTCTATCTCCTTTCAACATTAGCATATCTTTATACGCCAACTATCGGGGCATTGTATTTAGTTCGATTCTTGAATGGATTCGGCTACGGTACAGTTTCTACAGCTACAAATGCTATCGTTACTGCATATATCCCTGCATCTAAAAAAGGGGAAGGCATCAATTATTATGGATTAAGTACTAGTTTAGCTGCCGCTGTTGGGCCATTTTTAGGAATGATTTTGCTGAATATGACTGATTTTCGTTTCATTATCTGGTTTTCAATTGTACTGGTCTTCTTTGTTACGATTGCCTGCCTTGTCTTTCCTGTAAAAAATATTCCATTATCTGAAGAACAAAAAATATCTCTTCGCTCATGGAATATCAATAGTTTTATTGAAAAGAAAGCACTTTTCATTACAGGAATTGCCTTTTTGATGGGTCTTTCTTATTCAAGTGTTTTATCATTTTTATCTTCTTATACAAAAGTAATCCACTTAGTTGCTGCTGGGTCATTTTTCTTCGTCGTATATGCTTTGGTCATCACATTTACACGTCCATTGACTGGAAGGATTTTCGATGTCAAAGGAGAACAATACGTGATGTATCCTAGCTATTTATTCTTAACAGCAGGATTATTTTTACTGAGTGTAACGACGAATAGTGTGACATTGCTTATCTCTGGAGCATTAGTCGGCCTAGGTTATGGTACGTTTATGTCAAATGGACAGGCTGTTTGTTTAAAAATCGTCCGCGAACATCGAATCAGTATTGCTTTATCTACCTACTTTATTGGTTTAGACCTAGGCTTAGGCGTTGGTCCTTATTTGATGGGGATGCTAAAATCTCTTACTTCATTTAGAGGATTGTATGTGATTGCCGGAGTCATTCCATTGATATGTACAGCACTCTATCTTGTTAATGGCCGAAAACATAGTCATGAAGCAGAGGGCGAATTGATTGAATCATTGAAAAATGAAATTTGA
- a CDS encoding DUF2512 family protein — translation MKHVKALVVKAIMIWAILWVVLTGLYGVSFMDSTIVGVIIVVMIYVLGDLLILRKVGNIAATIADAGSAAVILWLYLYFMNDTVDIWMKVLIPALLIGVAEWFFHKWLLSQGIVPDERKME, via the coding sequence ATGAAACATGTGAAGGCGTTGGTAGTGAAGGCAATCATGATCTGGGCGATTCTGTGGGTCGTGCTGACAGGTTTATACGGTGTTAGCTTTATGGATTCAACGATTGTTGGGGTAATTATTGTAGTCATGATCTATGTGCTAGGGGATCTGTTGATCTTACGTAAAGTAGGGAACATCGCAGCGACGATCGCAGATGCTGGTTCAGCTGCAGTTATCTTGTGGCTCTATCTATATTTTATGAATGATACAGTCGATATTTGGATGAAAGTATTGATTCCTGCTCTATTGATCGGTGTGGCAGAATGGTTCTTCCACAAGTGGTTGCTAAGTCAAGGCATCGTACCAGATGAACGGAAAATGGAATAA
- a CDS encoding DeoR/GlpR family DNA-binding transcription regulator, with amino-acid sequence MLNEVENRQQEIVNYLKNNQFARVTDLIELVNYSEATIKRDLVFLEKSGLIRRVRGGAMLIDNRKIDVPYLMKITKLEEETEKRKIADTASSLIRDDMVLFLDSSTTSLHLVRNLARFDGLQIITNGIVTAAMLSEYTTAKVSVLGGAIVPKRATINGSKAYNDALSYYADLAIMSCRGLDFSQGVTETHEGEAMVKKAFRKQSDRLAVLVTQQKIAHKFMHQAIAFHEIDYLVTSKELTKEQYAKVKEHHIECLYG; translated from the coding sequence ATGTTGAATGAAGTGGAGAATAGACAGCAGGAGATTGTGAATTATCTAAAAAACAACCAATTTGCAAGAGTCACCGATTTGATCGAGTTAGTAAATTATAGCGAAGCCACGATTAAACGTGACCTTGTTTTTCTGGAAAAAAGTGGATTGATCCGTAGAGTTCGCGGTGGCGCCATGCTTATTGACAATCGAAAAATTGACGTGCCTTACCTGATGAAGATCACCAAATTAGAAGAAGAAACAGAAAAACGTAAGATTGCAGATACAGCTTCTTCTTTGATTCGAGATGATATGGTCTTATTCTTGGATTCCAGTACAACCTCTTTACACTTAGTCAGAAACCTAGCAAGATTTGATGGTTTGCAGATCATTACGAATGGCATCGTCACAGCTGCTATGTTGAGTGAATATACAACGGCAAAAGTATCTGTATTGGGAGGGGCAATTGTTCCGAAACGAGCAACAATCAACGGTTCAAAAGCCTATAACGATGCATTGTCATATTATGCGGATTTAGCGATAATGAGTTGTCGCGGGCTAGATTTCAGCCAAGGAGTAACAGAAACTCATGAAGGAGAGGCAATGGTCAAAAAAGCTTTTAGAAAACAATCAGACCGGCTTGCCGTTTTAGTTACACAGCAAAAAATTGCACATAAATTCATGCATCAAGCCATTGCTTTTCATGAAATCGATTATCTGGTGACAAGTAAAGAACTGACAAAAGAACAGTATGCGAAAGTAAAGGAACACCATATCGAATGTCTGTACGGATAA
- a CDS encoding ketose-bisphosphate aldolase, producing the protein MLYTMKELLKVAKENQFAVPAFNICSYDMMKAIIEEAERLEAPVILEIHPDEIAYLSDEFVAAVRAYAYTSKLPIVIHLDHGGTIEDVLRAIRNGYSSVMIDASLKSFDDNVQITKKVVALAHAVNVSVEAELGTIGNNGSAEGGAETIIYTDPDQAKIFVKETGIDTLAVAIGTAHGLYPKNRTPKLNIDLLKELNQQIDLPFVLHGGSGNPDAEVSEAVKYGVAKVNLSSDLKSVFFNALREILSENPSMYEPNAIYPAANKKVQEVVKHKMEILNTVGKASLY; encoded by the coding sequence ATGTTATATACAATGAAAGAGTTATTGAAAGTGGCTAAAGAGAATCAATTTGCAGTACCAGCCTTCAATATTTGCAGCTATGATATGATGAAAGCAATCATCGAAGAAGCAGAGAGATTAGAAGCACCAGTAATCTTAGAAATTCATCCTGATGAAATCGCCTATTTAAGTGATGAGTTTGTTGCGGCAGTAAGAGCCTATGCTTATACAAGTAAACTGCCGATCGTTATCCACTTGGATCATGGCGGTACGATAGAAGATGTCTTACGGGCGATTCGAAACGGCTATTCTTCCGTGATGATCGATGCGTCTTTGAAATCATTCGACGACAATGTACAGATTACGAAAAAAGTGGTTGCGTTAGCTCATGCGGTAAATGTCTCAGTGGAGGCTGAGCTTGGAACGATTGGGAATAATGGTTCTGCTGAAGGAGGTGCTGAAACAATCATTTATACAGATCCTGATCAAGCGAAGATTTTTGTGAAAGAAACAGGAATCGATACACTTGCTGTAGCAATTGGAACAGCGCATGGCTTGTATCCGAAAAACAGAACTCCAAAATTAAATATCGACTTACTGAAAGAATTGAACCAACAAATCGATCTTCCATTTGTTTTACATGGCGGTTCAGGTAATCCGGACGCAGAAGTCAGCGAAGCAGTAAAATACGGAGTTGCCAAAGTGAATTTGAGCTCAGATCTTAAAAGCGTCTTTTTCAATGCTTTGAGAGAAATATTGAGTGAAAATCCATCGATGTACGAGCCGAATGCAATTTATCCAGCAGCTAATAAAAAGGTACAAGAAGTAGTCAAACATAAAATGGAAATTTTGAACACAGTAGGCAAGGCTAGTTTATACTAA
- a CDS encoding PTS fructose transporter subunit IIC: MKIVGVTACPTGIAHTYMSAEKLEVTARNLNHQAKFETQGVKTENQLSEQEIKEADAIILAVDKEIELDRFAGKKVKRVSTSRAIKEPQVVIDEALRDIGVFVVSNEKEPAANEKKPTIYNHFMNGVNYMLPFVIAGGIIIALSFAFGITAADPNSADYNVLAAAFSRIGGDTAFAMMVPALGAGIATSIAGKAGFAPGIVAGLLASTGGSGFLGGMIGGVLAGYICDFLANKISVKKEFSAIYQLIVVPLLSILIIGLLMVFVIEQPITWVLDALTNWLNSLGNTSGLLFGLLIGIMMAADMGGPINKSISTFSIGLMSAGVNAPIAACMAAGMTPPLGIALATLLFKHKFTKEERTSGQSCWILGASYITEGAIPFAVSDPIRVIPSLMTGSAVAAGISMAVGVTSMAPHGGIWVMLIPNVMNNLPMYVLAIASGTVTTAFMLGLLKKTVKEKKQDKWTKNENLTNEVEA; encoded by the coding sequence ATGAAAATCGTTGGTGTAACTGCTTGCCCGACTGGAATTGCTCATACTTATATGTCGGCAGAAAAATTAGAAGTAACAGCAAGAAATCTAAACCATCAAGCAAAATTCGAAACACAAGGTGTAAAAACAGAAAATCAGTTATCTGAACAAGAAATCAAAGAGGCAGATGCAATCATTCTTGCAGTAGATAAAGAAATCGAATTGGACCGATTTGCCGGGAAAAAAGTAAAGCGTGTCTCTACAAGCCGAGCAATCAAAGAACCGCAAGTAGTAATAGACGAAGCATTGAGAGATATTGGCGTATTCGTTGTGTCTAATGAAAAAGAACCAGCTGCAAATGAGAAAAAGCCGACAATCTATAATCATTTCATGAATGGTGTGAATTACATGCTTCCATTTGTGATCGCAGGCGGAATCATCATCGCACTGAGTTTTGCCTTTGGGATTACAGCGGCTGATCCCAACTCAGCAGACTATAATGTGTTAGCAGCTGCATTTTCAAGGATCGGAGGAGATACAGCGTTTGCCATGATGGTTCCTGCGTTAGGCGCGGGGATTGCTACATCGATTGCTGGAAAAGCAGGTTTTGCCCCAGGAATTGTTGCCGGATTACTGGCCTCTACAGGTGGTTCAGGTTTTCTTGGCGGAATGATTGGTGGCGTGCTAGCAGGGTATATCTGTGATTTTCTGGCAAATAAAATTAGCGTAAAAAAAGAATTTTCTGCTATTTATCAGCTGATTGTCGTCCCCCTTTTATCGATCTTAATTATTGGGCTTTTGATGGTATTTGTGATTGAACAACCGATCACATGGGTGTTGGATGCTTTGACAAATTGGCTGAATAGCTTGGGAAATACATCCGGGCTATTGTTCGGATTACTTATCGGGATCATGATGGCAGCTGATATGGGTGGGCCGATCAATAAATCGATTTCGACTTTCTCGATCGGTTTGATGTCAGCTGGAGTAAATGCACCGATTGCTGCTTGTATGGCTGCAGGAATGACACCTCCCCTAGGTATTGCTTTAGCCACTTTATTATTCAAACATAAATTTACCAAAGAAGAACGGACTTCAGGTCAATCATGCTGGATTTTAGGCGCTTCGTATATTACAGAAGGTGCTATACCGTTTGCGGTATCTGACCCGATCCGCGTGATACCTAGTTTGATGACAGGTTCAGCAGTCGCTGCAGGGATTTCCATGGCAGTAGGAGTTACTTCAATGGCACCTCATGGAGGGATTTGGGTGATGCTAATTCCAAATGTTATGAACAATTTACCTATGTATGTCTTGGCAATTGCATCAGGTACAGTCACTACAGCCTTTATGCTTGGACTATTGAAAAAAACAGTGAAAGAGAAAAAACAAGACAAGTGGACGAAAAATGAAAATCTAACAAATGAGGTGGAAGCGTAA
- a CDS encoding PTS sugar transporter subunit IIA, which yields MRFDQLIAEELIVFDPSIDSKGSLFERIGDVLKKTNKVRNVQKVVKALFKREEEISTGIEDGFGIPHAKSKYVTKPALCFFHTAKLTDYSGIDEMPIEYIFAIVVPEKSADMHLEILSTLSRRLMNADFRKGIKEATTPADIIRQISQE from the coding sequence ATGAGGTTTGATCAATTGATCGCAGAAGAACTGATTGTTTTCGATCCATCGATAGATTCAAAAGGATCATTATTTGAGCGAATAGGGGATGTGTTGAAAAAAACAAATAAGGTAAGAAATGTTCAAAAAGTCGTTAAGGCACTATTCAAACGAGAGGAGGAGATCTCCACAGGAATAGAAGATGGATTTGGGATTCCCCATGCAAAAAGCAAATATGTGACAAAACCAGCACTGTGTTTTTTTCATACAGCCAAATTAACGGACTATAGCGGGATAGATGAAATGCCAATTGAATATATTTTTGCCATCGTAGTTCCTGAAAAATCAGCAGATATGCATCTAGAGATTCTCAGCACACTCTCCAGACGATTGATGAATGCAGATTTTAGAAAGGGAATAAAAGAAGCCACTACGCCAGCAGATATCATCAGACAGATTAGTCAAGAATGA
- a CDS encoding type B 50S ribosomal protein L31: protein MKENIHPDYHPVVFMDSTTGFKFLSGSTKTSQETVEWEDGNTYPVIRVEVTSDSHPFYTGRQKFTQADGRVDRFNKKYGLKDANAAE, encoded by the coding sequence ATGAAAGAAAACATCCATCCAGATTACCACCCAGTAGTATTCATGGATTCAACAACTGGTTTCAAATTCTTGTCAGGTTCAACAAAAACTTCACAAGAAACAGTTGAATGGGAAGACGGTAATACATACCCAGTCATCCGTGTCGAAGTAACTTCTGACTCACATCCATTCTACACTGGACGTCAAAAATTCACACAAGCAGACGGACGTGTGGACCGTTTCAACAAAAAATACGGTCTCAAAGACGCAAACGCTGCGGAATAA
- the rho gene encoding transcription termination factor Rho: protein MSDYLTMAELENKTLKEVYSYAKEFKIPYYSKMNKKELSLAVIRAQAEKQGFYYMEGILDIVGQDGYGFLRPINYGPSAEDIYISASQIRRFSLRNGDKVAGKARPPKESERYYGLMHVESVNGKDPEEAKERPHFPALTPLYPQRQLQLETTPQRLSTRMIDIFSPIGFGQRGLIVAPPKAGKTSVLKEIANGITENYPEVELIVLLIDERPEEVTDLERSVKGDVVSSTFDLQPQNHTRVSELVLERAMRLVEDKRDVVILMDSITRLARAYNLVVPPSGRTLSGGIDPAALYKPKKFFGAARNIEEGGSLTILATALVDTGSRMDDVIYEEFKGTGNLELQLSRELSERRIFPAIDIKKSGTRKEELLMPSEELEEIWKLRKNMTGDSLEYTEQLIRFLRKTKNNQQFFKEFQDVSFGKKNPTRNLKR, encoded by the coding sequence ATGAGCGATTATTTGACAATGGCAGAACTAGAGAACAAAACGTTAAAAGAAGTTTATAGTTATGCCAAAGAATTTAAAATTCCTTATTACAGTAAGATGAATAAAAAGGAATTATCTCTAGCTGTGATTCGTGCACAAGCAGAGAAACAAGGATTTTATTATATGGAAGGAATATTGGATATCGTTGGTCAAGATGGTTACGGTTTTTTACGGCCAATCAATTATGGACCAAGTGCAGAAGATATCTATATTTCTGCCTCACAAATCAGACGATTCAGTTTGAGAAATGGGGACAAAGTGGCAGGAAAAGCCCGTCCACCTAAAGAATCGGAACGTTATTATGGTTTGATGCACGTGGAAAGCGTTAATGGAAAAGATCCGGAAGAAGCAAAAGAACGTCCGCATTTTCCAGCCTTAACACCTCTTTATCCGCAAAGACAGCTTCAACTGGAAACAACACCGCAAAGACTATCTACCCGAATGATCGATATCTTTTCTCCAATCGGTTTTGGTCAGCGTGGATTGATCGTCGCACCGCCAAAAGCAGGGAAAACTTCTGTATTAAAAGAAATCGCAAATGGTATCACCGAAAACTATCCGGAAGTAGAATTAATCGTTCTACTGATTGATGAACGACCGGAAGAAGTAACGGATCTAGAACGAAGCGTGAAAGGCGACGTGGTATCTTCTACATTTGATCTGCAGCCGCAAAACCATACTCGAGTTTCTGAATTAGTATTGGAACGCGCAATGCGTTTAGTCGAAGATAAACGAGATGTCGTTATCTTGATGGATAGTATTACTAGACTTGCTCGGGCCTATAACTTAGTCGTTCCACCAAGCGGACGTACATTGAGTGGCGGGATTGACCCAGCCGCATTGTATAAACCTAAGAAATTTTTCGGGGCAGCAAGAAACATCGAAGAAGGTGGCAGTTTGACGATTTTAGCGACCGCTTTAGTCGATACAGGAAGCCGTATGGATGACGTGATCTATGAAGAATTCAAAGGAACTGGAAATCTAGAATTACAACTTTCACGTGAATTATCTGAACGTCGGATCTTCCCAGCCATCGATATCAAAAAATCAGGTACCCGAAAAGAAGAATTATTGATGCCAAGTGAAGAATTAGAAGAAATTTGGAAACTTCGAAAAAATATGACTGGAGATTCATTAGAATATACGGAACAACTGATCCGCTTTTTGCGTAAAACAAAAAACAATCAGCAATTTTTCAAAGAATTTCAAGATGTCTCCTTTGGTAAAAAAAATCCGACCAGAAATCTGAAAAGATAA
- a CDS encoding UDP-N-acetylglucosamine 1-carboxyvinyltransferase: protein MKKIVIKGNRPLAGEVTISGAKNSAVALIPAAILADSPVILEGVPDIQDVHSLIEILEIMGATVHFSNNILEIDPREVVSIPMPHGKINSLRASYYFMGTLLGKFGEAVVGLPGGCYLGPRPIDLHVKGFEALGAEVTNEHGAMYLRTENKGLRGNRIFMDVVSVGATINVMLAAVKAKGQTVIENAAREPEIIDVATLLNNMGAKVRGAGTDVIRIEGVETLHGCRHFMIPDRIEAGTYLALAAAVGNGIKVKNVIFEHLESFIAKLQEIGVHMKISEDEIEVYPSKELKPANIMTYPYPGFATDLQQPLTALLLMTTGTSEIIDTIYAKRVNHVPELARMGADITVEGNMIIVNGPNKLHGTEVVASDLRAGACLVIAGLLAEGTTTIYNVDYILRGYDHIIEKLTALGASIEMIEEVGAE from the coding sequence ATGAAAAAAATCGTAATCAAAGGAAACCGACCTTTAGCTGGTGAAGTAACGATCAGCGGTGCAAAAAATAGTGCAGTCGCATTGATTCCAGCTGCAATCTTAGCTGATTCCCCAGTGATCTTGGAAGGTGTGCCGGACATACAAGATGTTCATTCATTAATTGAAATTTTAGAGATCATGGGCGCAACTGTCCATTTTTCCAACAACATACTAGAAATCGATCCTCGAGAAGTCGTATCGATTCCGATGCCGCACGGAAAAATCAATAGTTTGCGTGCTTCTTATTATTTTATGGGAACACTGCTTGGTAAATTTGGCGAAGCGGTAGTAGGCCTGCCAGGTGGCTGTTATTTAGGCCCTAGACCGATTGACCTACACGTCAAAGGATTTGAAGCTCTAGGTGCTGAAGTGACAAATGAACATGGTGCCATGTATTTACGGACAGAAAATAAAGGATTGCGTGGCAATCGGATTTTCATGGACGTGGTTTCAGTCGGAGCAACGATCAATGTGATGTTAGCTGCTGTAAAAGCAAAAGGACAGACAGTAATTGAAAACGCTGCACGAGAACCGGAAATCATAGATGTGGCAACTTTACTGAATAATATGGGGGCAAAAGTTCGAGGAGCGGGTACAGATGTGATCCGTATCGAAGGAGTCGAAACATTACATGGCTGTCGGCATTTCATGATTCCTGACCGCATCGAAGCAGGAACCTATCTAGCATTAGCAGCTGCAGTAGGAAATGGTATCAAAGTGAAAAATGTGATCTTTGAACATTTGGAAAGCTTTATAGCAAAATTGCAGGAAATTGGTGTCCATATGAAAATCAGCGAAGATGAAATCGAAGTTTACCCCTCGAAAGAATTAAAACCCGCAAACATCATGACCTATCCTTATCCAGGATTTGCCACAGATCTGCAGCAGCCACTTACTGCGTTACTATTGATGACTACAGGCACTTCAGAAATCATCGATACGATCTATGCGAAACGTGTGAACCATGTGCCGGAACTAGCACGAATGGGCGCTGATATTACCGTGGAAGGAAATATGATCATCGTGAATGGTCCAAATAAACTTCACGGCACAGAAGTCGTGGCTTCTGATCTTCGGGCAGGTGCTTGTTTAGTGATTGCTGGACTATTGGCAGAAGGGACAACGACGATTTACAATGTAGATTATATCTTACGCGGTTATGATCATATTATCGAGAAACTAACAGCCTTAGGGGCATCAATTGAAATGATAGAGGAAGTGGGAGCTGAATGA
- a CDS encoding class II fructose-bisphosphate aldolase, with protein MPVVSGAEFLKAARKGGYAVGGFNTNNLEWTQAILEAAEAKQAPVLIQTSMGAAKYMGGYKICKDLITDLVEAMNITVPVAIHLDHGDYEAALECIELGYTSVMFDGSHLPFEENLKLAKDVVEKAHAKGISVECEVGSIGGEEDGIIGNGELADIEECKQMVATGIDYLACGIGNIHGQYPENWKGLAFDHLQAIADAVGPDMPLVLHGGSGIPQDQIEKAISMGISKVNVNTEFQLSFAAATRKYIEAGKDKEGKGFDPRKLLAPGKAAIVEDAKSHIDWFGSANKA; from the coding sequence ATGCCAGTAGTATCAGGAGCTGAATTTTTAAAAGCTGCTCGTAAAGGCGGTTACGCTGTCGGCGGATTCAACACAAACAACTTGGAATGGACTCAAGCAATACTTGAAGCGGCTGAAGCAAAACAAGCACCAGTACTTATCCAAACATCAATGGGTGCAGCTAAATACATGGGTGGTTACAAAATCTGTAAAGATTTAATCACTGATTTAGTTGAAGCAATGAACATCACTGTTCCAGTTGCTATCCACTTAGACCATGGTGACTACGAAGCTGCTTTGGAATGTATCGAATTAGGCTATACTTCAGTAATGTTCGATGGTTCACATCTACCATTTGAAGAAAACTTGAAATTAGCTAAAGACGTTGTTGAAAAAGCACATGCAAAAGGTATCTCAGTTGAATGTGAAGTTGGTTCAATCGGCGGAGAAGAAGACGGAATCATCGGTAACGGCGAATTAGCTGATATTGAAGAATGCAAACAAATGGTTGCTACAGGTATCGACTACTTAGCTTGCGGTATCGGTAACATCCATGGTCAATATCCAGAAAACTGGAAAGGATTAGCTTTTGACCACTTACAAGCAATTGCTGATGCTGTAGGTCCAGACATGCCTTTAGTATTACATGGCGGATCAGGTATTCCTCAAGATCAAATCGAAAAAGCTATCTCAATGGGTATCTCAAAAGTAAATGTTAACACTGAATTCCAATTATCATTTGCTGCAGCTACTCGTAAATATATCGAAGCTGGTAAAGATAAAGAAGGTAAAGGATTCGACCCTCGTAAATTATTAGCTCCAGGTAAAGCAGCAATCGTTGAAGATGCTAAATCTCATATCGACTGGTTCGGTTCAGCTAACAAAGCGTAA